The proteins below come from a single Drosophila busckii strain San Diego stock center, stock number 13000-0081.31 chromosome X, ASM1175060v1, whole genome shotgun sequence genomic window:
- the LOC108606137 gene encoding glycine receptor subunit alpha-4 — translation MYLLLIINILLNCLRFLQAQEDCPALNNGDNLSQTQLLDRLTHGCRYDRLERPITYTETGTRLPVDVYMRAYIYFMQNLEAHDLQFKIFALLQMRYMDPRLSFRNVSPKRLQPILGEQTLRDSLWMPHIFLANERDSSILGTTEKDILTSISPDGTVIVSTRIKATLYCWLNLKKFPFDEQHCSTVLESWMYNTSELVLHWEQKRPITYDPALHLTEFILQNSWSNETVINADLSDLRHGAFAGNYSSLSFTVHLNRVVGFYLMDYFLPSMLIVALSWVSFWIQADQAPPRITLGTSTLLTFITLASAQGKTLPKVSYIKVSEVWFLGCTIFIFGSMVEFAFVNSIWRRKRNIPLRKLSSKHILKSTLPPNLSRRRSHARSRSFSGASARQLDGNAAFNNYLTVNLPITPIMENIVLEPQPKRKSSFQQLSGNNRKLDVTFVESGENAMATTSTAAAPSLNRSMTDIPNNNNIPEDFSHEEQIAYTGWTTLTPQEIAIWIDTRARFMFPLAFLVFNMFFWTFVYCI, via the exons ATGTaccttttgttaattattaacattttattaaattgcctGCGTTTTCTTCAAGCGCAAGAGGATTGCCCAGCGCTCAACAATGGGGATAACTTATCGCAAACACAATTATTGGATCGCTTGACGCACGGCTGCCGCTATGATCGCCTGGAACGACCTATAACCTATACAGAGACAGGCACACGCTTGCCTGTCGATGTTTATATGCGTgcctatatatattttatgcagaaTTTGGAGGCGCATGATTTGCAGTTCAAAATCTTTGCACTGCTGCAGATGCGCTACATGGATCCTAGGCTAAGTTTTCGCAATGTCTCGCCCAAGCGCTTGCAACCCATATTGGGTGAACAGACACTAAGGGACTCGCTCTGGATGCCACATATATTCCTAGCCAACGAGCGTGACTCTAGTATTTTGG GTACTACGGAAAAGGATATACTCACCTCCATCTCCCCCGACGGCACTGTCATTGTATCTACACGCATCAAAGCCACGCTCTATTGTTGGCTTAATTTGAAGAAATTTCCATTTGATGAGCAACATTGTTCCACTGTGCTGGAGAGCTGGATGTATAATACGTCAGAGCTTGTGTTGCACTGGGAACAAAAGCGTCCCATTACGTATGATCCAGCGCTGCACTTAACAGAATTTATACTGCAGAATTCCTGGTCAAATGAAACAGTTATTAATGCCGATCTCAGTGATTTGCGACATGGCGCATTTGCAGGAAATTACAGTTCGTTGAGCTTTACGGTGCACTTGAACCGCGTTGTGGGCTTTTATTTAATGGATTACTTCCTGCCCTCCATGCTCATTGTGGCACTATCCTGGGTATCTTTTTGGATTCAGGCAGATCAGGCACCACCACGCATAACCTTGGGCACGAGCACACTGTTAACCTTCATAACGCTAGCCTCAGCGCAAG GCAAAACTTTACCCAAGGTTAGTTATATCAAGGTCTCGGAAGTCTGGTTTCTGGGCTGcacaattttcatatttggCAGCATGGTAGAGTTTGCTTTTGTCAATAGCATTTGGCGTCGCAAGCGAAATATTCCACTGCGCAAACTCAGCAGCAAGCATATTTTAAAGTCTACACTGCCGCCAAACCTCTCTCGTCGACGCAGTCATGCTCGATCTCGTTCTTTTTCTGGCGCCAGCGCACGTCAGTTGGATGGCAATGCTGCttttaataactatttaaCAGTTAATTTGCCCATAACGCCAATAATGGAGAATATAGTATTGGAGCCGCAGCCAAAGCGTAAATCCAGCTTTCAACAACTAAGCGGCAACAACCGGAAGCTGGATGTAACATTCGTGGAGAGTGGAGAGAATGCAATGGCGACGACTTCCACAGCTGCTGCGCCATCTTTAAACCGATCAATGACTGATATAcccaataacaataatattccGGAAGATTTTAGTCATGAAGAGCAAATAGCGTACACTGGTTGGACAACGCTGACACCACAAGAGATTGCCATTTGGATTGACACCAGAGCACGCTTTATGTTTCCGCTGGCATTTTTGGTGTTTAATATGTTCTTTTggacatttgtttattgtatttaa